A DNA window from Mytilus edulis chromosome 14, xbMytEdul2.2, whole genome shotgun sequence contains the following coding sequences:
- the LOC139502647 gene encoding uncharacterized protein: MPYFCIACITTMTDHRSEDEDELLLHESSTPSVLNREAARSSLPVPVPSTATQRRAPQPQISDGTFQLFTSYFDSKISALKNELVSSNDSLATKLKKEASVKLKSEGNQIQFTFNSEVLADLHKLQKRLLPEDFVSINLISGLIFKLNKRNKIIRIADKSPAGWTTVREYESDEIASDSDDEKRLRQAENRALKTIKEKKGRTKPYTKPSATVSRPPTNTTDMSHQQYNQPFRRNSRREATSFDMCYECHQFGHWRTNCPNRSNKQFTTRNNPAT; the protein is encoded by the coding sequence ATGCCGTACTTCTGCATTGCCTGTATTACCACAATGACAGACCACCGTTCCGAAGACGAAGACGAATTGTTACTACACGAGTCCTCAACTCCTTCAGTTCTTAACAGAGAAGCTGCACGCTCTAGTTTGCCAGTACCAGTACCgtcgacagcaacccaacgaagAGCACCACAGCCACAGATAAGTGACGGCACATTTCAACTGTTTACGTCGTACTTCGACTCTAAGATTTCAGCACTGAAGAACGAGTTAGTGTCGAGCAACGACTCCCTAGCCACCAAGTTGAAAAAGGAAGCTTCTGTGAAACTAAAGAGTGAAGGTAACCAAATCCAATTTACTTTCAATTCCGAAGTCCTTGCTGACCTACATAAGCTGCAAAAACGTCTTTTGCCGGAAGATTTCGTTTCTATCAATTTAATTTCTGGTCTTATCTTTAAATTGAACAAAAGAAATAAGATCATCAGAATAGCCGATAAATCTCCTGCTGGTTGGACCACAGTTCGTGAGTACGAGAGCGACGAAATAGCATCAGATTCCGATGACGAGAAAAGACTACGTCAAGCTGAAAACAGAGCACTCAAAACCATCAAGGAGAAGAAGGGTCGTACAAAACCTTACACTAAGCCTTCAGCAACTGTTTCCAGACCTCCTACTAATACTACAGATATGTCTCATCAACAGTACAACCAGCCCTTTCGGAGGAACAGTCGCCGTGAGGCGACTTCCTTTGACATGTGCTATGAATGCCACCAGTTCGGTCACTGGAGAACAAACTGTCCCAATAGAAGCAACAAGCAATTTACAACAAGAAACAACCCAGCCACATAA
- the LOC139502648 gene encoding uncharacterized protein, translating to MCLTSYAGFLRFSELVNLKRSDIQFYSTYVSLFIEKSKTDQHREGSRVLIAKTSSITCPVSMLHTYLSQANIAIDSNEYIFRAVSFRKKTNTYALRGNVPLSYTRARELLLDALGSLGLEKSKFGLHSLRAGGATAAASAGINDRLFKKHGRWASETAKDGYVQENISEKLTVSKNIGI from the coding sequence ATGTGTCTTACAAGTTATGCAGGATTTCTAAGATTTTCCGAACTTGTTAATTTGAAAAGATCAGATATACAGTTTTATTCTACTTATGTGTCTTTATTTATCGAAAAAAGTAAGACTGACCAACACAGAGAAGGTAGTAGAGTATTGATTGCGAAGACTAGTTCTATAACATGTCCGGTATCTATGTTACATACATATTTATCACAAGCTAACATAGCAATCGATTCTAATGAATACATTTTTAGAGCAGTGTCTTTTCGTAAGAAAACCAACACTTATGCATTAAGGGGAAATGTTCCTCTATCTTATACAAGGGCGAGAGAGTTGTTGTTAGACGCTCTTGGATCTTTAGGTctagaaaaatctaaatttggTCTACACAGTCTGAGAGCAGGTGGTGCGACGGCTGCAGCCTCTGCTGGTATAAATGACAGGTTATTCAAGAAACATGGAAGATGGGCTTCTGAAACTGCAAAAGATGGGTATGTTCAGGAAAACATATCAGAAAAATTAACAGTTTCTAAAAACATTGGTATAtga